The Sulfurimonas hydrogeniphila genome includes a window with the following:
- the gmd gene encoding GDP-mannose 4,6-dehydratase: MKKKAIVTGITGQDGAYLAELLLQKGYEVYGTYRRVSSVNFWRIEDLGIENHPNLHLIEYDLTDQANSIRMVAEIKPDEIYNLAAQSFVGVSFEQPLATAHITGLGCVHLLEAIRIVDKSIKFYQASTSEMFGEVQEIPQTETTPLHPRSPYGVAKQYAHWMTINYRESYNIFGSCGILFNHESPLRGLEFVTRKITDAVAKIKLAKLECLELGNMDAKRDWGYAKDYVEGMYLMLQAEQPDTFVLATNRTETVRDFVTMAFKAADIELEFQGDGENEVAIDKATGKTVVRVNPKFYRPAEVDLLIGDPQKAKNILGWEPKTTLEELCMMMVAEDLKRNKTGFKF; this comes from the coding sequence TTGAAGAAAAAAGCAATTGTAACAGGAATTACAGGGCAGGACGGCGCTTATTTGGCAGAGTTGCTACTCCAAAAGGGCTATGAAGTGTATGGAACATACAGACGTGTATCGTCTGTCAACTTTTGGAGAATAGAAGATTTGGGAATCGAGAATCATCCGAATCTGCATTTGATTGAATATGATTTGACAGATCAGGCAAACAGTATCCGAATGGTAGCTGAGATTAAGCCGGACGAAATCTACAATCTTGCGGCACAGAGTTTTGTAGGTGTTTCTTTTGAGCAGCCTCTTGCAACTGCACATATCACAGGACTTGGGTGTGTGCATCTGCTTGAGGCAATTCGTATCGTAGATAAAAGTATAAAATTTTATCAGGCGAGTACTTCTGAAATGTTTGGAGAAGTTCAGGAGATTCCACAGACAGAAACGACACCATTGCATCCAAGAAGCCCTTACGGTGTGGCAAAACAGTATGCGCACTGGATGACAATCAACTATAGAGAATCCTATAATATCTTTGGCAGTTGTGGCATTTTGTTTAATCATGAATCCCCTTTAAGAGGACTTGAATTTGTAACAAGAAAAATCACAGATGCAGTTGCAAAAATAAAACTTGCAAAATTGGAGTGCCTGGAGCTTGGAAATATGGATGCAAAACGGGATTGGGGGTATGCGAAAGATTATGTCGAGGGAATGTACCTGATGCTGCAGGCAGAGCAGCCGGATACTTTTGTGCTGGCAACAAACAGAACAGAAACAGTCAGAGATTTTGTTACCATGGCATTCAAAGCAGCAGATATTGAGCTTGAGTTTCAGGGAGATGGAGAAAATGAGGTGGCAATTGACAAAGCAACAGGTAAAACTGTTGTTCGTGTAAATCCGAAATTTTACAGACCGGCTGAGGTGGATTTGCTCATAGGTGATCCTCAAAAAGCAAAAAACATACTTGGATGGGAACCAAAAACAACACTCGAAGAGCTTTGCATGATGATGGTTGCAGAGGATTTAAAACGCAATAAAACAGGTTTCAAGTTTTAA
- a CDS encoding glycosyltransferase family 4 protein yields MKILCEICLKPKILVDAVALLSPLTGIGRYTYEISKNLQSSTQINTFFYYGYVSKEILEDQKTHSRPLKSIKKILAKNTFLKKAARKLLKIYSSVNFSSYDLYWQPNFIPNENVKAKKIVTTVHDFSFILHRDFHPKERIEYFEKNFFKNIILSDMLITGSNYSKNEILQRLNFDEEKVRVIYHGINHHVFKVKKELSLPFALPEKFILSVGSIEPRKNLRGLLQAYDAMDDAIKKEYKLVMVGFKGWQNKELMQIIHKNQDNIVYLGFISDDELAKVYNLASLFVFASFYEGFGLPPLEALACGTPVVSSNSSSMPEVCGDAALYFDPCNIEEMQEKIELLLYDKSLQKTLIDKGLQRVKQFTWEKSAKEHLSVFKEVLKQ; encoded by the coding sequence TTGAAGATACTTTGCGAGATATGTTTGAAGCCTAAAATATTAGTTGACGCTGTTGCATTGCTTTCTCCTTTGACCGGTATAGGAAGATATACGTATGAAATTTCAAAAAATCTACAAAGCTCCACACAGATAAATACATTTTTTTATTATGGATACGTTTCCAAAGAAATTTTAGAGGATCAAAAGACTCACTCAAGACCACTTAAAAGTATTAAAAAAATTCTTGCAAAAAACACTTTTTTAAAAAAAGCAGCAAGAAAACTGTTAAAAATATACAGTTCGGTGAATTTTTCAAGTTATGATTTATACTGGCAGCCAAATTTTATACCCAATGAGAATGTAAAAGCAAAAAAAATTGTAACCACCGTACATGATTTTTCCTTTATACTTCATAGAGATTTTCATCCAAAAGAACGGATTGAATATTTTGAAAAGAATTTTTTTAAAAATATTATTCTGAGTGACATGCTCATTACAGGCTCCAACTATTCTAAAAATGAAATACTGCAAAGACTCAATTTTGATGAAGAGAAAGTAAGAGTAATCTATCATGGAATCAATCATCATGTATTTAAAGTAAAAAAAGAACTTTCGCTGCCTTTTGCTTTGCCTGAGAAATTTATATTGAGCGTTGGCAGTATTGAGCCAAGAAAAAATCTTAGAGGGCTTCTTCAGGCTTATGATGCTATGGATGACGCTATAAAGAAAGAGTATAAACTTGTGATGGTTGGATTTAAAGGATGGCAAAACAAAGAGTTAATGCAGATTATTCATAAAAATCAAGACAATATTGTTTATCTTGGTTTTATCAGTGATGATGAACTGGCAAAAGTATATAATCTGGCTTCACTTTTTGTTTTTGCCTCTTTTTATGAAGGTTTTGGATTGCCTCCTTTGGAAGCACTGGCTTGCGGAACGCCTGTTGTAAGTTCAAATTCGAGTTCAATGCCTGAAGTGTGTGGTGATGCGGCACTCTATTTTGACCCCTGCAATATAGAAGAGATGCAAGAAAAAATAGAACTTCTTCTGTATGATAAATCTCTGCAAAAAACACTTATTGACAAAGGTTTGCAAAGAGTAAAACAGTTTACATGGGAAAAATCGGCAAAAGAGCATCTGTCAGTTTTCAAAGAGGTACTAAAGCAGTGA
- a CDS encoding NAD-dependent epimerase/dehydratase family protein produces the protein MKKVLITGSDSFTGKHLAHYLEKHGYDVYGTSLFHENEKQFQCDITDKNAIEKVLQAVQPEYLIHLSGISFSAHGNSEDFYKVNTVGTTNILEALCQLDTKPEKVILAGSATVYGNQGIGVLDESLCPKPVNHYGASKYAMECLAQNYFEKLPLIITRPFNYTGTGQAENFLIPKIVSHFKAGKKSIELGNLHVRREFNDVSFVCEVYKRLLESEKKSEILNICSGRGIKLLDAIAMMNKIAGYEIEVRINPAFVRKNEIESLTGSAEKLFSVVGTVQQKEFEDTLRDMFEA, from the coding sequence ATGAAAAAAGTTTTAATAACAGGCAGTGACAGTTTTACAGGAAAACATTTGGCACACTATCTTGAGAAACATGGGTATGATGTTTATGGAACTTCTCTCTTTCACGAGAATGAAAAACAGTTTCAGTGTGACATAACCGACAAAAATGCCATTGAAAAAGTTTTGCAGGCTGTGCAGCCTGAGTATTTGATTCATCTTTCGGGTATCTCTTTTAGTGCACACGGCAACAGTGAAGATTTTTATAAAGTAAATACTGTCGGAACAACAAATATTTTAGAAGCCTTATGTCAACTTGATACAAAACCTGAAAAAGTAATACTGGCAGGCAGTGCAACAGTCTATGGCAATCAGGGTATTGGCGTTTTGGACGAGTCTTTATGTCCAAAGCCTGTAAACCATTACGGTGCGAGCAAATACGCTATGGAGTGTCTGGCACAAAACTATTTTGAAAAATTACCCCTTATAATAACCCGTCCTTTTAACTATACAGGAACAGGGCAGGCAGAAAATTTTTTAATACCAAAAATAGTCAGTCACTTTAAAGCGGGCAAAAAGAGTATAGAACTCGGCAACTTACATGTAAGGCGTGAATTTAACGATGTCAGTTTTGTGTGTGAAGTATACAAAAGGCTTTTAGAATCCGAAAAAAAATCCGAAATACTCAATATATGTTCAGGAAGAGGAATAAAGCTTTTGGATGCTATAGCAATGATGAATAAAATTGCCGGATATGAAATTGAAGTCAGAATAAACCCTGCTTTCGTCAGAAAAAATGAAATCGAATCTTTAACAGGTTCTGCAGAAAAACTTTTTTCTGTTGTTGGTACAGTACAACAAAAAGAGTTTGAAGATACTTTGCGAGATATGTTTGAAGCCTAA